From a single Marinobacter sp. THAF197a genomic region:
- a CDS encoding putative bifunctional diguanylate cyclase/phosphodiesterase, whose product MSNAPDSNNMSPDIDSKRLALVASATRNLVLILDAGGRIEWVNTAFERHTGFHLDAIAGKNPGDFLHGPDTDTETVRRIRQHLFRGEVFEEDILNYTADGTPYWVHTYCMPVGESEGVEPGFVVIQTNISDRKNSERGLRIAASVFDRSHEAIVITDHFNRIIDVNPAFSRITGYSRPEVLGLNPSILSSGRHSREYYQSMWTSIEKTDHWRGEIWNRRKNGEEYAELLSISRVHLEEPGRCYYVAAFSDITALKNHAKELDRAANYDDLTGLPNRQLLEERIRSARTHADRQKRVLSICYLDLDGFKAINDQLGHDIGNQALRATAERLTGNLRSGDTIARIGGDEFVLLLQSDSPEPVYSRILASVSEPLQIGGHTVNLTASLGVTLYPEDDTDAEGLIRHADQAMYAAKEKGRNQFHIFDPGLDAHRRQRRNRLMEIARALECEEFELYFQPQVRLADNEVTGIEALIRWNHPDKGLVAPSEFLPAVANSHLEIPLGQWVLKEAIHQMNLWHEADESLAVSINISAPHLMDRSFADYLESYLHSHPDVRPGQITLEVLESTALEDTKRASNVLARCQSLGLQVALDDFGTGFSSLTYLRTLPVDVIKIDQSFVRNMLTDASDRAIVESVIFLAQRFDHPVLAEGVETMEHARALRDMGCNLIQGYGVARPMPAKAVLPWLAQWRNQVRHHRSLVKHEETSVLGGGI is encoded by the coding sequence ATGTCGAATGCCCCTGATTCCAACAATATGTCACCGGATATTGACTCCAAGCGTCTGGCATTGGTGGCCTCTGCCACCCGCAATCTGGTGCTCATTCTGGATGCTGGTGGTCGCATCGAATGGGTAAACACCGCTTTCGAACGTCATACCGGCTTTCACCTCGACGCCATAGCAGGCAAGAACCCCGGCGACTTTCTCCACGGGCCGGACACCGACACCGAGACCGTCCGCCGCATTCGCCAACACCTGTTCCGTGGCGAAGTGTTCGAGGAAGACATCCTCAACTACACGGCTGATGGCACCCCATACTGGGTGCACACCTACTGCATGCCCGTTGGCGAAAGCGAGGGTGTCGAGCCTGGCTTCGTAGTCATCCAGACCAATATCTCCGATCGGAAAAACAGTGAGCGCGGCTTACGCATCGCCGCCAGCGTGTTTGATCGCAGCCACGAAGCGATTGTCATTACTGATCACTTCAATCGGATTATCGACGTCAATCCGGCCTTCTCCCGCATCACCGGCTACAGTCGCCCGGAAGTACTCGGGTTAAATCCTTCGATCCTGAGCTCCGGTCGCCACTCCCGCGAATACTATCAGTCCATGTGGACGTCGATTGAGAAGACGGATCACTGGCGGGGCGAAATCTGGAACCGCCGCAAAAACGGAGAAGAGTACGCAGAGCTGCTATCGATCAGCCGGGTTCACCTGGAGGAGCCCGGGCGTTGCTACTACGTGGCCGCATTCTCCGATATCACGGCCCTGAAAAATCATGCCAAGGAACTTGACCGCGCCGCCAACTATGACGACCTAACCGGGCTGCCGAACCGGCAGCTGCTGGAAGAACGTATTCGCTCGGCCCGTACCCATGCGGATCGTCAGAAGCGGGTGCTGTCCATCTGCTACCTGGACCTGGACGGCTTTAAAGCCATCAACGACCAGCTGGGCCATGACATCGGCAATCAGGCGCTGCGGGCAACCGCCGAGCGCCTCACCGGCAACCTCCGCAGTGGTGATACCATCGCCCGCATCGGAGGTGATGAGTTCGTGCTTCTGCTGCAGAGCGACAGCCCGGAGCCCGTGTATTCGCGAATACTCGCCAGTGTCAGCGAGCCCCTGCAAATTGGTGGCCACACCGTCAACCTCACCGCCAGCCTGGGCGTCACCCTGTATCCGGAGGACGACACCGATGCAGAGGGCCTGATTCGCCACGCTGACCAGGCCATGTATGCCGCCAAAGAAAAGGGCCGGAATCAGTTCCACATTTTCGACCCCGGCCTGGATGCCCACCGCCGGCAGCGCCGGAACCGGTTAATGGAAATAGCCCGCGCACTGGAATGTGAAGAATTTGAACTCTATTTCCAGCCCCAAGTACGCCTGGCCGATAACGAGGTCACTGGAATCGAGGCGCTGATTCGCTGGAATCATCCGGATAAAGGGCTGGTTGCCCCCAGTGAGTTCTTGCCAGCTGTCGCCAACAGCCATCTGGAGATTCCGCTGGGCCAATGGGTACTCAAGGAAGCCATCCACCAGATGAACCTGTGGCACGAGGCGGACGAATCGCTCGCCGTTAGCATCAACATCAGCGCACCCCACCTGATGGACCGAAGTTTCGCGGATTACCTGGAGAGCTACCTGCACAGCCATCCGGATGTGCGCCCAGGCCAGATCACACTGGAGGTACTGGAATCCACCGCGCTGGAAGACACCAAGCGCGCAAGCAACGTGTTGGCTCGCTGCCAGTCCCTGGGGTTGCAGGTGGCACTGGACGACTTCGGCACCGGTTTCTCGTCACTGACTTACCTGCGCACCCTGCCGGTGGATGTGATCAAGATCGACCAGAGTTTCGTCCGCAATATGCTCACCGATGCCAGTGACCGAGCGATTGTGGAAAGCGTTATTTTCCTTGCACAACGCTTCGACCACCCGGTTCTTGCGGAAGGCGTCGAAACCATGGAGCATGCTCGCGCCCTCAGGGATATGGGGTGCAACCTCATTCAGGGCTATGGCGTTGCCCGCCCCATGCCAGCGAAGGCTGTGCTGCCTTGGCTCGCGCAGTGGCGCAATCAGGTGCGCCACCATCGCAGCCTGGTCAAACACGAAGAAACCTCCGTCCTGGGCGGAGGCATCTGA
- a CDS encoding response regulator transcription factor — translation MTIRELWLLVDDDQAFLQVLARSLSRQGIETLCASDADSALKAIRSQEVNRCVLDLNLAGESGLQLLPDLLEHHPDLEVLVLTGYGSIATAVEAMRRGAANYLCKPVTVSQLMNGFEPLNTPPALRPEPPSVEEMEWEHIQRVLNEHDGNISATARALNMHRRTLQRKLQKHSRWR, via the coding sequence ATGACGATTCGGGAACTCTGGCTGCTGGTCGACGATGACCAGGCTTTTCTCCAGGTTCTGGCCCGCTCCCTGTCTCGCCAGGGCATTGAAACGCTCTGCGCCAGCGATGCCGACAGCGCTCTGAAGGCCATCCGCAGCCAGGAGGTGAATCGGTGTGTGCTGGATCTCAACCTGGCCGGGGAAAGTGGCCTGCAACTGTTGCCGGACCTTCTGGAACACCATCCAGACCTGGAAGTACTGGTGCTGACCGGTTACGGCAGCATTGCCACCGCGGTGGAAGCCATGCGCCGCGGCGCCGCCAACTACCTGTGCAAGCCGGTTACCGTGAGCCAGTTAATGAACGGTTTCGAACCGCTGAACACACCACCGGCCCTGAGACCCGAGCCGCCGTCGGTGGAAGAAATGGAGTGGGAACACATCCAGCGCGTACTGAACGAACACGATGGCAACATTTCCGCCACCGCCCGGGCCCTGAACATGCACCGGCGGACCCTGCAACGCAAACTGCAAAAACACTCACGCTGGCGCTGA
- a CDS encoding SulP family inorganic anion transporter gives MNLKHYLPVLQWAPKYSRDQATSDLVAAVIVTVMLIPQSLAYALLAGLPAQVGLYASILPLVVYAVFGTSRTLSVGPVAVVSLMTAAALAPLAEVGTPEYIAGAVLIAVMSGLMLTVMGILRLGFLANFLSHPVISGFMTASGIVIAASQLKHVFGIQASGHNLWEIGGSLLASLPETNIPTLLVGGGALAFLLWSRQFLKPLLIRLGLANRRADIITKTAPILAVVVTTLIAWWLNLDEKGVRLVGEVPAGLPAFTMPALDLAIWSQLAVSALLISVVGFVESVSVGQTLAAKRRQRIDPDQELIGLGTANLGSGLSGGMPVTGGFSRSVVNFEAGAETPAAGAYTAVGIALATLFLTPAIAWLPQATLAATIIVAVATLIDLPALGRTFRYSRTDFGAMLATIVLTLVHSVEAGIITGVALSIGLFLYRTSRPHSAVVGRVPGTEHFRNVLRHDVELCPKVTFLRVDESLYFANARFLEERVMDLVTREPKLTDLVLVCPAVNLVDASALESLEAINERLTDAGVRLHLSEVKGPVMDRLKGTELIRHLGGNVHLSTFAAWQSLTGRTTPE, from the coding sequence ATGAACCTCAAACATTATCTGCCCGTTCTGCAATGGGCGCCAAAGTACAGTCGTGATCAGGCGACCAGTGATCTGGTCGCGGCGGTGATTGTCACCGTGATGCTGATTCCCCAGTCGCTGGCTTACGCTTTGCTGGCTGGGTTGCCGGCGCAGGTCGGGCTATACGCCAGTATTCTGCCGTTGGTAGTGTATGCGGTGTTCGGCACCAGCAGGACCTTGTCAGTGGGTCCAGTGGCGGTGGTATCGTTGATGACGGCGGCGGCCCTGGCGCCGCTGGCCGAGGTGGGCACACCGGAGTACATTGCCGGTGCCGTGCTGATTGCGGTGATGTCTGGCCTGATGCTGACGGTGATGGGCATCCTGCGGCTGGGCTTCCTGGCGAACTTCCTCAGCCATCCGGTCATCTCCGGTTTTATGACGGCCTCGGGCATCGTGATTGCGGCGAGTCAGCTCAAACACGTGTTCGGAATTCAGGCCTCGGGCCATAACCTTTGGGAGATCGGCGGCTCCTTGTTGGCATCTCTGCCGGAAACCAACATTCCTACCCTGCTGGTAGGGGGTGGCGCGCTGGCATTCCTGCTGTGGTCCCGACAGTTTCTGAAGCCGTTGCTGATCCGGCTGGGCCTGGCCAACAGGCGCGCAGATATCATCACCAAAACCGCTCCGATTCTGGCGGTGGTGGTGACCACGCTGATCGCCTGGTGGCTGAATCTGGACGAGAAAGGCGTTCGCCTGGTGGGCGAGGTTCCGGCCGGGTTACCCGCATTTACCATGCCGGCACTGGATTTGGCGATCTGGTCGCAGTTGGCGGTCAGTGCCCTGCTGATCAGTGTGGTTGGCTTTGTCGAATCGGTGTCGGTGGGCCAGACCCTGGCCGCAAAACGGCGCCAGAGAATCGATCCGGACCAGGAGTTGATCGGCCTGGGCACTGCGAACTTGGGCTCCGGGCTCTCCGGAGGGATGCCGGTGACCGGTGGTTTTTCCCGTTCGGTGGTGAACTTCGAGGCCGGCGCAGAAACGCCGGCGGCCGGCGCTTACACGGCAGTCGGTATCGCCCTGGCCACGTTGTTCCTGACTCCGGCCATCGCCTGGCTGCCCCAGGCCACCCTGGCGGCCACGATCATTGTGGCGGTCGCCACGCTGATTGACCTGCCAGCGCTGGGCCGCACCTTCAGGTACTCCCGGACGGATTTCGGTGCCATGCTGGCGACCATTGTGCTGACGCTGGTTCACAGCGTTGAGGCAGGCATTATTACAGGTGTTGCCCTGTCGATCGGCCTGTTTCTGTACCGCACCAGCCGCCCCCACAGTGCCGTGGTGGGCCGGGTGCCGGGCACCGAGCACTTCCGGAATGTTCTGCGCCACGACGTGGAACTGTGCCCGAAAGTGACTTTTTTGCGGGTGGACGAAAGCCTCTACTTTGCCAACGCCCGGTTCCTGGAGGAGCGAGTGATGGACCTGGTCACCCGGGAACCAAAGCTGACCGACCTGGTGCTGGTCTGCCCGGCGGTGAACCTGGTGGATGCGTCAGCCCTGGAAAGCCTGGAAGCCATCAACGAGCGGCTGACCGATGCCGGGGTGCGGCTGCATCTGTCGGAGGTGAAAGGTCCGGTGATGGATCGGCTGAAGGGTACCGAGCTCATCCGGCACCTCGGGGGCAACGTCCACCTGAGCACCTTTGCGGCCTGGCAGTCCCTGACCGGGCGTACCACCCCGGAGTGA
- a CDS encoding PEP/pyruvate-binding domain-containing protein, with protein MTSNEPLQPDDRVSTGLSGLDEVLDGLRIGDNVVWRVSDLDDYRRFVLPFVDAASDAGRQIIYLRFGDHAPIIPDHPSVRTITIDALGGFESFTSRVWHLIEQHGRGAFYVCDSLSELLNAWATDAMVGNFFRVVCPFLFELDTVAWFALHPERHSRMTLDRIRQTTQVMIDVHRHGDDVQIHPIKAWRRQTPTMFLPHREREGQFQPITDSSDATRLQASLELEHLHRQPLLDYWDRLFQEASRALSEQDTDYIEDLQEQVLQVMISRDSRILELARRYLSLEDLLGIHSRLVGSGYIGGKATGMLIARNILLKDASEQWQSQLEPHDSNYLGTDAYYAFLVHNGLWPAIMRQRSGEGYLSEAPTLRAAILAGDFPNEIQAELERLLDHYGQYPILVRSSSLQEDGFGNAFAGKYDSVFLVNQGAPEQRLSALEDAIRQVYASSMSEDALVYRKQRGLDQREEPMALLIQRVNGRFHGRYYLPDAAGVGVSRNTFAWDSSMDPEAGMVRLVMGLGTRAVERIEGDHACVMALDHPMRQPFRNQDESYRYSQHLVDLLDLQDGKLDTRPLSQLLDTTNDLPMDHLAEVDRAASTRAEQIGLQGPVWRLTFRPLVQRTPFIGRLSNLLHTLEAGYRHPVDVEFTLHLDQQSNPTFNLVQCRPLATIGETGPVAIPDDLPEGNLLFRTQGHFMGGNINLSIKRVIRVDASVYAGLSTSQRYDVARRVGEAVRASGVPTLLIGPGRWGTSSPDLGVPVRFADIAGVAALVEVSEKAGEMVPDLSYGSHFFQDLVETGIAYAALFPDIQHCRYHPERLPGAPTPTSTESAVNRAVQVHDLQAQHLQLTGDVVRQQLVCYFTD; from the coding sequence ATGACCAGCAACGAACCTCTCCAGCCTGATGACCGGGTTTCCACCGGCCTGAGTGGGCTGGATGAGGTTCTGGATGGCCTTCGAATCGGCGATAACGTGGTCTGGCGGGTTTCTGACCTGGACGACTATCGCCGATTTGTTCTTCCCTTCGTAGACGCCGCTTCTGACGCCGGCCGGCAGATTATCTACCTTCGCTTTGGCGACCATGCTCCGATTATTCCGGACCATCCGTCGGTTCGAACCATCACCATCGACGCCCTGGGCGGTTTCGAAAGCTTTACCAGCCGAGTCTGGCACCTGATCGAACAGCATGGCCGTGGCGCCTTCTATGTCTGTGACAGCCTGAGCGAGCTGCTCAACGCCTGGGCCACCGACGCCATGGTGGGCAATTTCTTCCGGGTGGTGTGCCCGTTTCTGTTTGAACTGGACACCGTGGCCTGGTTTGCCCTGCACCCGGAAAGACACTCCCGGATGACCCTGGACCGGATTCGCCAGACCACCCAGGTGATGATTGATGTGCATCGCCACGGCGACGACGTGCAGATTCATCCCATCAAGGCCTGGCGCCGGCAAACCCCCACCATGTTCCTGCCGCACCGGGAGCGCGAGGGCCAGTTCCAGCCTATAACCGACAGCAGCGATGCCACCCGCCTGCAGGCCAGCCTGGAACTCGAACACCTGCACCGCCAGCCCCTGCTGGACTATTGGGACAGGTTATTTCAGGAAGCCAGCCGGGCATTGTCCGAGCAGGACACCGACTATATCGAAGACTTGCAGGAGCAAGTGCTGCAAGTCATGATCAGCCGCGATTCCAGGATACTGGAGCTGGCACGCCGTTACCTGTCGCTGGAGGACCTGCTGGGCATTCACAGCCGGCTGGTTGGCAGTGGCTACATCGGCGGCAAGGCCACCGGCATGTTGATTGCCCGCAACATTCTGTTGAAAGACGCCAGTGAACAATGGCAAAGCCAGCTCGAGCCTCACGATTCCAATTATCTTGGCACAGACGCCTATTACGCTTTCCTGGTCCACAACGGGCTCTGGCCGGCAATCATGCGGCAACGCTCCGGGGAAGGTTACCTAAGTGAGGCGCCCACCCTCAGGGCTGCCATCCTGGCCGGCGACTTTCCTAACGAGATACAGGCCGAGCTGGAACGACTGTTGGACCATTACGGCCAGTATCCGATCCTGGTTCGCTCGTCGAGCCTGCAGGAAGATGGCTTTGGCAATGCTTTTGCCGGTAAATACGACAGTGTGTTCCTGGTGAATCAGGGGGCACCGGAACAACGGCTGTCGGCACTGGAAGACGCCATTCGCCAGGTGTATGCCTCGTCCATGAGCGAAGATGCCCTGGTGTACCGCAAACAGCGGGGCCTGGACCAGCGGGAAGAGCCCATGGCGTTGCTGATCCAGCGGGTAAACGGGCGGTTTCATGGCCGCTATTATCTGCCCGATGCCGCCGGGGTCGGGGTGTCGCGCAACACCTTCGCCTGGGACAGCAGTATGGACCCTGAAGCCGGCATGGTCCGGCTGGTGATGGGCCTGGGCACCCGGGCGGTCGAGCGCATCGAAGGCGATCACGCCTGCGTGATGGCGCTGGACCACCCCATGCGCCAGCCGTTCCGCAACCAGGACGAAAGCTACCGGTATTCCCAGCACCTGGTGGATTTGTTGGACCTACAGGATGGAAAGCTCGACACCCGGCCCCTGAGCCAGTTGCTGGACACCACCAACGATCTGCCCATGGATCACCTGGCCGAGGTGGACCGGGCGGCCAGTACCCGGGCCGAGCAGATTGGCTTGCAGGGCCCCGTGTGGCGGCTGACCTTCCGCCCGCTAGTTCAGCGCACCCCGTTTATCGGCCGGCTGTCGAATCTGCTGCACACCCTGGAGGCCGGCTACCGGCACCCGGTGGATGTGGAATTCACCCTGCACCTGGACCAACAGAGCAACCCTACCTTCAACCTGGTGCAATGCCGCCCGCTGGCAACGATTGGTGAGACCGGGCCGGTGGCGATACCTGACGACTTGCCAGAGGGCAACCTGCTGTTCAGAACCCAGGGGCACTTCATGGGTGGCAACATCAACCTGTCCATCAAACGGGTGATCCGGGTGGACGCGTCGGTTTACGCGGGGCTGTCCACCAGCCAGCGCTACGACGTTGCCCGCCGTGTTGGCGAAGCTGTCCGTGCATCCGGTGTGCCCACCTTGCTGATCGGCCCGGGCCGCTGGGGCACCAGCAGCCCGGATCTTGGCGTTCCTGTCCGCTTTGCTGACATTGCCGGGGTCGCCGCCCTGGTCGAAGTCTCGGAAAAAGCCGGCGAGATGGTGCCAGACCTGTCCTACGGTTCTCACTTTTTCCAGGACCTGGTGGAAACCGGCATCGCCTACGCGGCGCTGTTTCCCGACATCCAGCATTGCCGATATCACCCTGAACGCCTGCCCGGGGCCCCGACGCCCACCAGCACCGAATCGGCGGTCAACCGTGCGGTTCAGGTGCATGATCTGCAGGCGCAACACCTGCAACTGACCGGTGATGTGGTGCGCCAGCAACTGGTCTGTTATTTCACCGATTGA
- a CDS encoding sensor histidine kinase, with product MEWLTHSQTGFRQTARYLLGMRLAIIATQLVAIAVAETTVTLAHRAEALILSLLYAVLATLAWLWFSRKPPEAFVPVSLTLATDLFLIGCWLYFTGGYTNPLVSLLLLPIAVAIILVPSRQSIVLTVTGVAVYTALVLWHTPVMHDHHSADLAKLHLVGMWVTFALTAAILLLVVGTLSRRLRLQQSQLSHFRENRLRDEQIIALGLSSAAVAHRLGTPLNTMTLLLDEIRSHTEGQTSVALTEDLDLMGQQLNLCSQHLQQLTKAAIEARTAQLEILGVKDWLARLRESATLLWPSGPVQWPATHPDVSVAVDATLDQAILNLMANALTASPSWVAIRSQLSASGRVEVIVEDKGDGLETALQGTPGEDIVDSRHGLGVGLFLSNATIQRLGGNLRAMAGETGTTMVIDLPVAQPRGEEVQP from the coding sequence ATGGAATGGCTCACACACTCTCAAACCGGTTTTCGCCAGACAGCCCGATATCTGCTGGGCATGCGGCTGGCTATCATTGCCACGCAACTGGTCGCGATTGCCGTTGCCGAAACCACTGTAACACTGGCCCACCGGGCCGAAGCCCTGATCCTCAGCCTGCTTTATGCCGTCCTGGCCACACTCGCCTGGCTGTGGTTCAGCCGTAAGCCCCCCGAGGCTTTCGTGCCGGTCAGCCTGACACTGGCCACAGATCTGTTCCTGATCGGCTGCTGGCTGTATTTCACCGGTGGCTACACCAACCCTCTGGTCTCTTTGCTGCTACTGCCCATTGCCGTCGCCATCATTCTGGTGCCCAGCCGCCAGAGCATTGTCCTTACCGTCACCGGCGTTGCGGTATATACAGCGCTGGTGCTCTGGCACACCCCGGTCATGCATGACCACCACTCGGCAGACCTGGCCAAGCTGCATCTGGTGGGCATGTGGGTGACCTTCGCCCTGACCGCCGCCATTCTGCTTTTGGTGGTTGGCACCCTGTCCCGCAGGCTAAGGCTGCAACAGTCCCAGCTCTCACACTTCCGGGAAAACCGTTTGCGGGATGAACAGATCATCGCCCTCGGCCTATCCTCGGCTGCGGTTGCCCACCGGTTGGGTACCCCGCTGAATACCATGACCCTGTTGCTGGATGAGATACGCTCCCATACTGAGGGCCAGACCTCCGTTGCGCTGACTGAAGATCTCGACCTGATGGGTCAGCAGTTGAACCTGTGCAGTCAGCACTTGCAGCAACTGACCAAAGCGGCGATTGAAGCCCGCACAGCGCAACTGGAAATACTGGGGGTCAAAGACTGGCTCGCCAGGCTCAGGGAGTCGGCCACCCTGCTATGGCCGTCGGGGCCGGTTCAATGGCCGGCTACCCACCCAGACGTCTCGGTGGCCGTGGATGCCACGCTGGACCAGGCGATACTCAACCTGATGGCAAACGCTCTGACAGCAAGCCCATCCTGGGTCGCCATCAGAAGCCAGCTGTCCGCCTCCGGCCGGGTGGAGGTGATTGTCGAGGACAAGGGTGACGGCCTCGAAACCGCCCTGCAGGGCACACCGGGTGAGGACATTGTCGACTCCCGTCATGGCCTCGGGGTCGGATTGTTCCTCTCCAACGCCACGATCCAGAGGCTTGGGGGCAATCTCCGGGCCATGGCCGGTGAAACAGGTACCACCATGGTCATCGATCTACCGGTTGCCCAGCCGCGAGGCGAGGAGGTACAACCATGA
- a CDS encoding MBL fold metallo-hydrolase, with amino-acid sequence MTQPIVQHFFDEPTNTFSYVVRDPNSQACAILDSVLDFDYAAGRTDVRSADGIIEYVRAHNLIVEWILETHVHADHLSAAPYLHEKLGGKTGIGAKIVDVQEIFGKAFNAGTEFTRDGSQFDRLFEEGDTLAIGNLEGRVLHTPGHTPACLTYVIGDAAFVGDTLFMPDYGTARCDFPGGDARTLYRSIQKVLSLPAETRIFLCHDYKAPGRDEYHHMTTVAEQREANVHVHEGISEDEFVRMRTERDATLDMPRLILPSVQVNMRAGHMPPAEDNGQVYLKVPINRF; translated from the coding sequence ATGACACAGCCCATCGTCCAGCATTTTTTCGACGAGCCCACCAACACGTTCAGTTACGTGGTGCGTGACCCGAACAGCCAGGCCTGTGCCATTCTGGATTCCGTGCTGGATTTCGACTATGCCGCAGGTCGCACCGATGTGCGTTCGGCTGACGGCATTATTGAGTATGTTCGCGCTCACAACCTGATCGTTGAGTGGATCCTTGAAACCCACGTGCACGCCGATCACCTTTCCGCCGCCCCCTACCTGCACGAGAAACTCGGTGGCAAGACGGGTATTGGCGCAAAAATCGTCGATGTTCAGGAAATCTTTGGTAAGGCGTTCAATGCCGGTACCGAGTTTACCCGTGACGGCAGCCAGTTTGACCGGCTGTTCGAAGAGGGCGATACCCTCGCCATCGGCAACCTGGAAGGTCGGGTGCTGCACACTCCGGGCCACACTCCCGCTTGTCTGACCTATGTGATTGGCGATGCCGCTTTCGTTGGCGACACCTTGTTTATGCCCGATTACGGCACCGCTCGCTGCGACTTTCCGGGTGGTGATGCCCGTACCCTGTACCGGTCAATCCAGAAAGTGCTGTCGTTGCCGGCCGAGACCCGGATTTTTCTGTGCCACGATTACAAAGCGCCTGGTCGTGACGAGTACCACCACATGACCACCGTCGCGGAACAGCGTGAGGCCAACGTGCACGTGCACGAGGGAATTTCAGAGGATGAATTTGTCAGAATGCGCACCGAGCGGGATGCCACTCTGGATATGCCCCGGCTCATCCTGCCGTCGGTGCAGGTGAACATGCGCGCCGGTCACATGCCGCCGGCTGAGGATAACGGCCAGGTGTACCTGAAAGTTCCAATCAACCGGTTCTGA
- a CDS encoding energy-coupling factor ABC transporter permease — protein sequence MGMTENLLSTSQWLLTAVVFVLVLLAALRSVDWQALKKDNATQHSLFGAAVVLGFVWQLRAGISPGLAIHIFGITVITLMLGWALAIISGLFALVITVITGREPLLMFAANGLVTVMVPALVTHAIMLWERRRDFRNFFAYIFFCGFFGAGLSVAAAGVLMCVMLWSSGVYTFETLVHEYLRYLPLFMIPEGFVNGVFVTGLMVFHPDRLSTLDQRRYR from the coding sequence ATGGGAATGACCGAAAACCTGCTTTCAACCAGCCAGTGGTTGCTGACCGCGGTGGTCTTTGTGCTGGTGTTGCTGGCAGCCTTGCGCTCGGTGGATTGGCAGGCACTGAAGAAAGACAACGCCACCCAGCACTCGCTGTTTGGTGCGGCGGTGGTGTTGGGCTTTGTGTGGCAGCTGCGGGCTGGCATCTCGCCCGGGCTGGCTATCCACATTTTTGGCATCACCGTAATCACCCTGATGCTTGGCTGGGCGTTGGCCATCATCAGCGGTTTGTTTGCACTGGTGATCACCGTCATTACCGGCCGTGAACCACTGTTGATGTTTGCCGCCAATGGCCTGGTCACGGTGATGGTGCCGGCCCTGGTTACCCACGCCATCATGCTGTGGGAGCGGCGCAGGGATTTTCGCAACTTCTTTGCCTACATCTTCTTTTGCGGGTTCTTTGGTGCCGGGCTGTCGGTGGCCGCAGCCGGTGTTCTGATGTGCGTGATGCTATGGTCCAGTGGCGTTTATACCTTCGAGACCCTGGTACACGAATACCTGCGTTACCTGCCTCTGTTCATGATTCCGGAAGGCTTTGTGAACGGTGTTTTTGTCACCGGCCTGATGGTGTTTCACCCGGATCGGCTCAGTACCCTGGACCAGCGACGATACCGGTAG